The nucleotide window TTCTCTTCGTAGGCAACTTTAAAAAGTTCCAAAATCTCAAAATATTCCTCACGAAACGTTTTTTTCGAATGATGTTTTTCCTGATTTTTGATGTAGTTGACGAGATGATTCAATTGAGATTGCGCATACGAAAACGCGCCAAACCCTTCCTGCCATTCAAATCGCCCTACAACCCACCGTTTTCGGTTAATAAATTTTGATGAATGTGCCTTGATGTCTCTTACAAGATCAGATATAGCAGCGTCCGGTGTTAGTCCAATAAGGATGTGAACATGATCGGGCATGGAATTGATTTGAATGAGGGTTTGTTTTTTGTTGTTGATGATGCCCATGATGTAGCCGTGGAGTTCGGTTTTGTGTTGTTTGGGGATGAGGGATTGCCGGCCTTTGACGGCGAAGACAATGTGTATATAGATTTGTGTGTAGGTGTTTGGCATGGTTTTCTTTCTATAAAATTATACAGTTTTACATAGATACCGCCCCTACGGGGCTTGATTGTTTCGGGCACGCGTGGTCTACACAGATATCGCCCCTACGGGGCTAATGATGCGATGTTATACGCGCTCTATACAGATGCCACCCCTACGGGGCTTGATTGTTTGGGGCACCCGTGCTCTACATAGATGCCACCCCTACGGGGCTAATGATGCGATGTTATACGCGCTCTATACAGATGCCACCCCTACGGGGCTTGATTGTTTGGGGCACCCGTGCTCTACATAGATGCCACCCCTACGGGGCTAATGATGCGATGTTATACGCGCTCTATACAGATGCCACCCCTACGGGGCTTGATTGTTTGGGGCACCCGTGCTCTACATAGATGCCACCCCTACGGGGCTAATGATGCGATGTTATACGCGCTCTACACAGATGCCGCCCCTACGGGGCTTGGGTGTTTGGATAGCACCGTTCTATACAGATACCGCCCCTACAGGGCTTGGATCCTCTGGCTCTAACGCTGCTACATAGATGCCGCCCCTACGGGGCTTGGTTGTTTGGGGTAGCATTCTACACAGATGTCGTCCCTACGGGACTAAAGATCATTTTCTCCATTTTCTTACAACTACACAGATGCTACACTCTACATAGATGCCGCCCCTACGGGGCTAATGAGGCAATGTTATACGCAGGTCTACACAGATATCGCCCCTACGGGGCTTGCGTTCTTTGGATAGCACGTTCTACATAGATACCGCAGAAATACGCAGAAATACACAAGCAAATAAACCCTACGGGGCTTGGTTTCTTAGTATAACACCTTTACGGATGACATCAAAGAATTTTTAGCCCCGTAGGGGCGACATTTGTGTAGAAACGCGTTTACCCAAAGTCTTTAGCCCTGTAGGGGCGGTATCTAAAAAAATGGATAAAAAAAGGCGCGGTGTTGAAACCGCGCCTTTGTTATGTTGGGAATGGGAATTCCCGCCTATTTCAAGATGACCATTTTTCGCATGGTCGATGTTTCGTCGGTTTCGAGCTGGTAGAAATAGAGACCGCTCGCGACGAGTTCGCCGAACGAATTGCGACCATCCCAATACGCTGCACGATCGCGACTGGTGTAGTAGCCTGCGGATTGATGTCCGAGCTCTAATGTCCGGACGACGAGACCTTGCGCATCGTAAATGGTGAGTTTGACGTTGGTGTTGGTCGCTAACTCGTACGGAATCCAGGTTTCAGGGTTGAACGGATTCGGATAGTTGGCGAGCAACTGCGTCTTCCCTGGACGCGCCGATGCGATCAGACTCTGGAGATACTGTAGCGTCAAATACGCCGCAGGCGACCGATCATTCGTTGCAAGCAACAGATCGATCTGCTCCTGGATGCGGTCTACCTGAACCGCTGTGAGTCTTGCATGTCCTACTGTCGGCGCACCCGCTGCACCAGGATCACGATTGTCAAAGACAAGGAGCAGATCAAGGAAGTTGACTGCGCCATCACCGTTGACATCGTAAGCGGCATTGTTCGTTCCCGATGCACCGGCGACTAAAGCCGCGTCGACATTGTCAACCGTGCCGTCGCCATTGACATCGTATTTGGATTTGGCGGTTGTCGTGTCTCGTGGTCCCTGCTGTTGGGACGGTGTGTCGACATTCTCGCCACCAATTGCGATAGCACCCGGTGCCATCAAGCCAGTGGCAACACTTATGAGTTTCTGGTTATCAATGCGTATCCGCTGGATTCTACCCTGGTCGTCCGCCCAAAAGAGCTTGCCATCTGCAATATCAACGGCAATACCTTGCGGGACAGCCGTCGTAGTGATCACTTCTGATACACCTGACCCGTTAAGGTTCGCACTTCGGATTCTACCGGTAGTGTCGCTTGTCTGCTCCGTC belongs to Candidatus Poribacteria bacterium and includes:
- the tnpA gene encoding IS200/IS605 family transposase, which encodes MPNTYTQIYIHIVFAVKGRQSLIPKQHKTELHGYIMGIINNKKQTLIQINSMPDHVHILIGLTPDAAISDLVRDIKAHSSKFINRKRWVVGRFEWQEGFGAFSYAQSQLNHLVNYIKNQEKHHSKKTFREEYFEILELFKVAYEEKYVFDSDNDAL